Proteins co-encoded in one Streptomyces sp. SLBN-31 genomic window:
- a CDS encoding response regulator transcription factor: MTSVLVVHDQSLQRLGLRMLLAAEPDLTVTGEAANASDAADRCEELRPDVVVMGNGASDADGIQAIRRITRPVAPGERRPRVLVLTPTSSEAYASAALRAGAGGFLAQHATPQELTAAVRVVAAGDAVITPALTRALIETVRLEQPAPRTARRAGLATLTDRERDILTAVASGWSNAEIGERLSIAPTTVKSHVSHILAKIGARARVQAVIFAYETGLVRPAAA, encoded by the coding sequence ATGACCTCCGTACTCGTCGTCCACGACCAGTCCCTGCAGCGCCTCGGCCTCCGTATGCTCCTCGCGGCCGAACCCGACCTGACCGTCACCGGCGAAGCTGCGAACGCCTCCGACGCCGCCGACCGGTGCGAGGAACTCCGTCCCGACGTGGTCGTCATGGGCAACGGCGCGTCCGACGCGGACGGCATCCAGGCCATCCGCCGCATCACCCGCCCCGTCGCGCCGGGCGAGCGCCGCCCGCGCGTCCTGGTGCTGACGCCGACCAGCAGCGAGGCGTACGCCTCCGCCGCACTGCGCGCCGGGGCAGGCGGCTTCCTCGCCCAGCACGCCACTCCGCAGGAACTGACCGCCGCGGTCCGCGTCGTGGCCGCCGGGGACGCCGTCATCACGCCCGCCCTGACGCGCGCCCTGATCGAGACCGTCCGCCTGGAGCAGCCGGCCCCCCGTACCGCCCGCCGGGCCGGACTGGCCACGCTCACCGATCGTGAGCGCGACATCCTCACCGCCGTGGCCTCCGGCTGGTCGAACGCCGAGATCGGCGAGCGGCTGTCCATCGCCCCGACCACCGTGAAGTCCCACGTCAGCCATATCCTCGCGAAGATCGGCGCGCGGGCCCGGGTACAGGCCGTGATCTTCGCCTACGAGACGGGCCTGGTCCGTCCGGCCGCCGCCTGA
- a CDS encoding aminotransferase class V-fold PLP-dependent enzyme, protein MSETEPATAPTPLLLPDGRPAAEAWSLDPALRHLNHGSFGAVPLAAQERQQELRAEMERSPVVWFPTLPPRLAAARRELAEFLRVDTGDLALVPNASAGASVVYAALTPRPGGEIVVTDHGYGAVTMGAERLARRWGGRVRTARVPLDADAEQAYEAVVAEIGEATGLIVVDQITSATARRLPVEAIGEEARRRGIPMLVDGAHAPGLLATPLADAPYDFWTGNLHKWGCAPRGTAALVARGPQRDLLYPLIDSWGAQDPYPDRFDQQGTIDATSYLAAPTALALVEHTWGWDAARRYMDDLADHGARVVGAAFAELTGEDSRVDVGMPVPGMRLVRLPGGLGRTRVEADALRDRVARELDVEAAFTSFAGTGYWRLSAHVYNTAADYEYFAEKCVPVLGEWARFGG, encoded by the coding sequence GTGAGCGAAACCGAGCCGGCCACCGCGCCGACCCCCCTGCTGCTGCCCGACGGCCGGCCCGCCGCCGAGGCGTGGTCGCTGGACCCCGCCCTCAGGCATCTCAACCACGGATCCTTCGGCGCCGTCCCACTGGCGGCGCAGGAGCGGCAGCAGGAATTGCGGGCCGAGATGGAACGCTCACCGGTGGTGTGGTTCCCGACGCTGCCCCCGCGTCTGGCCGCCGCCCGCCGGGAACTCGCCGAGTTCCTGCGGGTCGACACCGGCGACCTCGCCCTGGTGCCGAACGCCAGTGCCGGCGCGAGCGTCGTCTACGCCGCCCTCACCCCGCGCCCGGGCGGCGAGATCGTCGTCACCGACCACGGCTACGGCGCCGTCACCATGGGCGCCGAACGACTCGCCCGGCGCTGGGGCGGCCGCGTGCGCACCGCGCGGGTGCCGCTGGACGCCGACGCCGAGCAGGCGTACGAGGCCGTGGTCGCCGAAATCGGCGAGGCCACCGGTCTGATCGTCGTCGACCAGATCACCTCGGCGACCGCGCGCAGGCTGCCGGTGGAGGCGATCGGCGAGGAGGCGCGGCGGCGCGGGATCCCGATGCTCGTCGACGGCGCGCACGCGCCCGGGCTGCTCGCCACGCCGCTCGCCGACGCCCCGTACGACTTCTGGACCGGCAACCTGCACAAGTGGGGCTGCGCCCCGCGTGGCACCGCGGCGCTCGTCGCGCGCGGCCCGCAGCGCGACCTGCTGTACCCGCTCATCGACTCCTGGGGCGCCCAGGACCCCTACCCGGACCGCTTCGACCAGCAGGGCACCATCGACGCCACCTCCTACCTGGCCGCGCCGACCGCCCTGGCGCTCGTCGAGCACACCTGGGGCTGGGACGCCGCCCGCCGCTACATGGACGACCTCGCCGACCACGGTGCCCGCGTCGTCGGCGCCGCCTTCGCGGAACTCACCGGCGAGGACAGCCGGGTCGACGTCGGCATGCCCGTGCCCGGCATGCGTCTGGTCCGTCTTCCCGGCGGCCTGGGCCGCACCCGCGTCGAGGCCGACGCCCTGCGCGACCGGGTCGCCCGCGAACTGGACGTGGAGGCGGCCTTCACCAGCTTCGCCGGCACCGGTTACTGGCGCCTGTCCGCGCACGTGTACAACACGGCCGCCGATTACGAGTACTTCGCCGAGAAGTGCGTACCCGTGCTCGGCGAATGGGCCCGGTTCGGGGGCTGA
- a CDS encoding discoidin domain-containing protein — protein MSLLLLVLAVILGPTPSSAAGGDWWIPTAPPTPDLQINVTGEPFTGTDSAGKVRGFVDAHNHLFGNEAFGGRLICGKVFSPNGVADALKDCPEHYPDGTLAVFDYITHGGDGRHDPVGWPTFKDWPAHDSMTHQADYYAWVERAWRGGQRVLVNDLVTNGMICSIYPFKDRSCDEMTSIRLQARMTYQLQDYVDAMYGGPGRGWFRIVTDSAQAREVIEQGKLAVILGVETSEPFGCKQILDIPQCSKADIDKGLDELYGLGVRSMFLCHKFDNALCGVRFDSGGLGTAINVGQFLSTGTFWQTEKCTGPQHDNPIGNAASAAESDLPSGVTVPSYDSDAQCNKRGLTDLGEYAVRGMMKRKMMLEIDHMSVKAVGQALDVLESASYPGVLSSHSWMDLNWTERVYSLGGFVAQYMHGSEGFVAEAARTKPLRDKYGVGYGFGTDFNGVGDHPAPRGAHTSNPVTYPFKSVDGGSVIDRQTSGERTFDINTDGAAHVGMIPDWVEDIRKVGGQTVVDDLFRGAQSYLDTWGATERHQATVDLAKGQPATASSSEWNPFTSYQPGRAVDGDGGTRWASDWRDDQWWQVDLGSTHLVCRVTLDWERAYGKSYRIELSTDGTTWQTAWSTTSGDGGLDTARFTGTPARYVRVHGLARGTSWGYSLYDVGVHSA, from the coding sequence ATGTCGCTGCTCCTCCTGGTGCTCGCCGTGATCCTCGGCCCCACGCCGAGCTCGGCGGCGGGCGGCGACTGGTGGATCCCGACCGCGCCACCCACCCCGGACCTGCAGATCAACGTCACCGGTGAGCCGTTCACCGGCACCGACTCGGCCGGAAAGGTGCGCGGGTTCGTCGACGCCCACAACCACCTCTTCGGCAACGAGGCCTTCGGCGGGCGGCTGATCTGCGGCAAGGTGTTCTCCCCGAACGGCGTCGCCGACGCGCTCAAGGACTGCCCCGAGCACTACCCGGACGGCACCCTCGCGGTCTTCGACTACATCACCCACGGCGGCGACGGCAGGCACGACCCGGTCGGCTGGCCCACCTTCAAGGACTGGCCGGCCCACGACTCGATGACCCACCAGGCCGACTACTACGCCTGGGTGGAGCGGGCCTGGCGCGGCGGGCAGCGGGTGCTGGTCAACGACCTCGTCACCAACGGCATGATCTGCTCCATCTACCCGTTCAAGGACCGCAGTTGCGACGAGATGACGTCGATCAGACTGCAGGCGAGGATGACGTACCAGCTGCAGGACTACGTCGACGCCATGTACGGCGGCCCCGGCAGGGGCTGGTTCCGGATCGTCACCGACAGCGCGCAGGCGCGCGAGGTCATCGAACAGGGCAAGCTGGCGGTCATCCTCGGCGTGGAGACCTCCGAGCCGTTCGGCTGCAAGCAGATCCTCGACATCCCGCAGTGCAGCAAGGCCGACATCGACAAGGGGCTGGACGAGCTGTACGGGCTCGGTGTGCGCTCGATGTTCCTGTGCCACAAGTTCGACAACGCCCTGTGCGGCGTCCGGTTCGACTCCGGCGGCCTCGGAACGGCCATCAACGTCGGCCAGTTCCTGTCCACCGGCACCTTCTGGCAGACCGAGAAGTGCACAGGCCCGCAGCACGACAACCCCATCGGCAACGCCGCCTCGGCGGCCGAGTCCGACCTGCCGTCGGGTGTGACGGTGCCCTCGTACGACTCCGACGCCCAGTGCAACAAACGTGGGCTCACCGACCTCGGCGAGTACGCCGTGCGCGGGATGATGAAGCGCAAGATGATGCTGGAGATCGACCACATGAGCGTCAAGGCGGTCGGTCAGGCGCTGGACGTCCTGGAGTCGGCCTCCTACCCCGGCGTGCTCTCCTCGCACAGCTGGATGGACCTGAACTGGACCGAGCGGGTCTACTCCCTCGGCGGTTTCGTCGCCCAGTACATGCACGGCTCCGAGGGCTTCGTCGCCGAGGCGGCCCGCACCAAGCCCCTGCGCGACAAGTACGGCGTCGGCTACGGCTTCGGCACCGACTTCAACGGCGTCGGCGACCACCCCGCCCCCCGCGGCGCGCACACCTCGAACCCGGTGACGTACCCCTTCAAGAGCGTCGACGGCGGCTCGGTCATCGACAGGCAGACCTCCGGCGAGCGCACCTTCGACATCAACACCGACGGCGCCGCCCACGTCGGCATGATCCCGGACTGGGTCGAGGACATCAGGAAGGTCGGCGGACAGACCGTGGTCGACGACCTGTTCCGGGGCGCGCAGTCCTACCTCGACACCTGGGGTGCGACGGAGCGGCACCAGGCCACGGTCGATCTCGCCAAGGGGCAGCCGGCGACGGCGAGTTCGTCCGAGTGGAACCCGTTCACCAGCTATCAGCCGGGGCGGGCGGTCGACGGGGACGGCGGCACACGCTGGGCCAGTGACTGGAGGGACGACCAGTGGTGGCAGGTCGACCTCGGCTCCACCCACCTGGTCTGCCGGGTCACCCTCGACTGGGAGCGGGCGTACGGGAAGTCGTACCGCATCGAGCTGTCCACCGACGGCACCACCTGGCAGACCGCGTGGTCCACCACCTCCGGCGACGGCGGGCTGGACACGGCCAGGTTCACCGGCACACCGGCCCGTTACGTCCGCGTCCACGGCCTCGCCCGCGGCACCTCCTGGGGATACTCGCTCTACGACGTCGGCGTCCACAGCGCCTGA
- a CDS encoding glycoside hydrolase family 5 protein → MRKTPAKNRLSSRLRATCAAVAIAAVSGATLAGSPASATAAAPTGTSQFRGVNWADPRDNFADDYLQLSGLSTSDGYAQTYAKASRIISAFRANLGANTVRLPINPYTVNGAYWKSYRAVIDAASAHGFKVIVSYWEGTGDKRDGYIDDEATFWPMWDTVVKTYQHNSRVYFEPMNEPHGYTDAQWADIAAKWLATYPSVPRDRVFVSGAGYNDHVTSVCADPRLKGTYLSLHHYGFWKSYATYDQWVSDLKERIGDCANRTVIDEFGAPMTTGLDYDKPAPDDNYVNFIQAETDTARELGMGSVYWPGLRTDDIYSMQKLVGDPSRPWLATTNQSGADRLAWAWGRGRPVQG, encoded by the coding sequence ATGCGCAAGACCCCCGCCAAGAACCGCCTCAGCTCCCGATTGCGCGCCACCTGTGCGGCGGTGGCGATCGCCGCGGTCAGCGGCGCGACACTGGCCGGCAGCCCCGCCTCCGCCACCGCCGCCGCTCCGACCGGCACGAGCCAGTTCCGGGGCGTCAACTGGGCCGACCCGCGCGACAATTTCGCCGACGACTACCTCCAGCTGTCGGGCCTGTCGACCTCCGACGGCTACGCGCAGACGTACGCGAAGGCGAGCCGGATCATCAGCGCGTTCCGCGCGAACCTGGGCGCCAACACGGTCCGGCTGCCCATCAACCCGTACACGGTCAACGGCGCGTACTGGAAGTCCTACCGCGCGGTCATCGACGCGGCCTCGGCCCACGGCTTCAAGGTCATCGTGTCCTACTGGGAGGGCACCGGCGACAAGCGGGACGGCTACATCGACGACGAGGCCACCTTCTGGCCCATGTGGGACACCGTCGTGAAGACGTACCAGCACAACTCGCGCGTCTACTTCGAGCCGATGAACGAACCGCACGGCTACACGGACGCCCAGTGGGCCGACATCGCCGCCAAGTGGCTGGCGACCTACCCGTCCGTCCCGCGCGACCGCGTCTTCGTCAGCGGCGCCGGCTACAACGACCACGTCACCTCGGTCTGCGCCGACCCGCGTCTGAAGGGCACCTACCTCTCGCTGCACCACTACGGCTTCTGGAAGTCGTACGCGACCTACGACCAGTGGGTGTCCGACCTCAAGGAGCGCATCGGCGACTGCGCGAACCGCACGGTCATCGACGAGTTCGGCGCCCCGATGACGACGGGCCTCGACTACGACAAGCCCGCGCCCGACGACAACTACGTCAACTTCATCCAGGCCGAGACCGACACCGCCCGCGAGCTCGGCATGGGTTCGGTGTACTGGCCCGGACTGCGCACCGACGACATCTACTCGATGCAGAAGCTGGTCGGTGACCCCTCCCGCCCGTGGCTGGCCACCACCAACCAGTCCGGCGCCGACCGGCTGGCCTGGGCCTGGGGCCGCGGCCGGCCCGTCCAGGGCTGA
- a CDS encoding TetR/AcrR family transcriptional regulator, translating to MARRPSAERRRQLTEAAIRAMARDGVPRTTTRSIAAEAGVSLSVFHYCFDSKQALIESVITTLTDHSVAVVNKALRPKATLEETVRAGFQAYWDHVRAHPDEHMLTYELTQYALREPGFEHLARRQHELYASAFAELIERLRLERDLELTVAVPVLARYLAAVTDGLTLNFLVLGDESAWSEILDTVVAHIAGLVV from the coding sequence ATGGCACGCAGACCGTCGGCCGAACGACGCAGACAGCTGACGGAAGCGGCGATCCGGGCGATGGCCCGGGACGGCGTCCCCAGGACGACGACCCGGTCCATCGCCGCCGAGGCCGGCGTGTCCCTGAGCGTCTTCCACTACTGCTTCGACTCCAAGCAGGCCCTGATCGAGTCGGTCATCACGACCCTCACCGACCACTCCGTGGCCGTGGTGAACAAAGCGCTGCGCCCGAAGGCGACGCTGGAGGAGACCGTGCGGGCCGGCTTCCAGGCGTACTGGGACCATGTGCGTGCCCACCCCGACGAGCACATGCTCACCTACGAACTGACCCAGTACGCGCTGCGCGAGCCGGGATTCGAGCACCTGGCCCGGCGCCAGCACGAGCTGTACGCCAGCGCCTTCGCGGAACTCATCGAGCGGCTGCGGTTGGAGCGGGATCTCGAACTCACCGTGGCCGTACCCGTATTGGCCCGTTACCTGGCCGCCGTCACCGACGGGCTGACCCTCAACTTCCTCGTCCTGGGGGACGAGTCGGCCTGGTCGGAGATCCTCGACACGGTCGTCGCACACATCGCGGGGCTCGTGGTCTGA
- a CDS encoding cellulase family glycosylhydrolase has protein sequence MRRTRSTTQQHPLTGLVALLASLLGLVLVGALFPAVAHAQSPAVQAAGLHISNGRLIEGNGNDFVMRGVNAAHTWYPGKTKQSLADIKALGANSVRVVLADGHRWAANSASDVADVVAQCKANRLICVLEVHDTTGYGEDSAAGTLDQAADYWIGLKDVLAGQEKYIIINIGNEPWGNTNPDGWTAPTIAAVKKLRAAGLQHTIMVDAPNWGQDWQGVMRANARSVYDADTTGNLIFSIHMYSVYDTAQEITDYLNAYVDAKLPILIGEFGGPADQYGDPDEDTMMATAQQLKLGYLAWSWSGNTDPILDLAVNFDPKQLSSWGQRAFNGANGIAQTAKEATVFGGGSGDTQAPTAPGTPTASTVTATSVTLTWPAATDDVGVTGYDVVRVTGSDETRAATATTNTATVSGLTAATAYTFAVYAHDAAGNRSTRSATVNVTTDKAPTTACSVGYRVVGEWPGGFQGEIKIGNPGAAAINGWKLGFTFADGQTVSNMWGGTAAQSGGAVTVTPASYTTTIAAGGSVTVGFIASKSSTNTAPTAFTLNGSTCTTG, from the coding sequence GTGAGAAGAACAAGAAGCACGACACAACAGCACCCCTTGACGGGCCTGGTGGCCCTGCTGGCGAGCCTCCTCGGACTCGTCCTCGTCGGCGCGCTCTTCCCCGCCGTCGCCCACGCCCAGTCGCCCGCCGTACAGGCCGCCGGCCTGCACATCAGCAACGGCCGGCTGATCGAGGGCAACGGCAACGACTTCGTCATGCGGGGCGTCAACGCCGCCCACACCTGGTACCCGGGCAAGACCAAGCAGTCGCTCGCCGACATCAAGGCCCTCGGCGCCAACTCCGTCCGGGTCGTCCTGGCCGACGGTCACCGCTGGGCCGCCAACAGCGCCTCGGACGTCGCCGACGTCGTCGCCCAGTGCAAGGCCAACCGGCTCATCTGCGTCCTGGAGGTGCACGACACCACCGGCTACGGCGAGGACAGCGCGGCCGGCACGCTCGACCAGGCGGCCGACTACTGGATCGGCCTGAAGGACGTCCTGGCCGGCCAGGAGAAGTACATCATCATCAACATCGGCAACGAGCCCTGGGGGAACACCAACCCCGACGGCTGGACCGCCCCCACCATCGCCGCCGTCAAGAAGCTGCGCGCCGCCGGACTCCAGCACACGATCATGGTCGACGCCCCCAACTGGGGTCAGGACTGGCAGGGCGTGATGCGCGCCAACGCCAGGTCGGTCTACGACGCCGACACCACCGGCAACCTCATCTTCTCCATCCACATGTACAGCGTGTACGACACCGCGCAGGAGATCACCGACTACCTCAACGCCTACGTCGACGCCAAACTGCCCATCCTCATCGGCGAGTTCGGCGGCCCCGCCGACCAGTACGGCGACCCCGACGAGGACACCATGATGGCCACCGCCCAGCAGCTGAAGCTGGGCTACCTGGCCTGGTCGTGGAGCGGCAACACCGACCCGATCCTGGACCTGGCGGTCAACTTCGACCCCAAGCAGCTCAGTTCATGGGGACAGCGCGCCTTCAACGGCGCCAACGGCATCGCCCAGACCGCCAAGGAGGCCACCGTCTTCGGCGGCGGGTCCGGCGACACCCAGGCGCCGACGGCCCCCGGCACGCCCACCGCCTCGACCGTGACGGCCACGTCCGTCACCCTCACCTGGCCCGCCGCCACCGACGACGTCGGGGTCACCGGCTACGACGTCGTCCGCGTCACGGGCTCCGACGAAACCAGGGCCGCCACCGCCACCACCAACACCGCCACCGTGTCGGGGCTGACCGCCGCGACGGCGTACACCTTCGCCGTCTACGCCCATGACGCGGCCGGCAACCGCTCGACCCGCTCGGCCACCGTGAACGTCACCACCGACAAGGCCCCGACCACCGCCTGCTCGGTGGGTTACCGCGTCGTGGGGGAGTGGCCCGGAGGCTTCCAGGGCGAGATCAAGATAGGCAATCCCGGCGCCGCCGCCATCAACGGCTGGAAACTCGGCTTCACCTTCGCCGACGGCCAGACCGTCTCCAACATGTGGGGCGGTACGGCCGCGCAGTCCGGCGGCGCGGTGACCGTCACCCCGGCGTCCTACACCACCACCATCGCCGCCGGCGGCTCGGTCACCGTCGGCTTCATCGCGAGCAAGAGCTCCACCAACACCGCCCCGACCGCGTTCACCCTGAACGGCAGCACCTGCACGACCGGTTGA
- a CDS encoding serine/threonine-protein kinase, translating into MSEHRSVPSGAAPDEAAALRQTGAAPLHSGDPRRIGPYVPLALLGSGGMGRVYLGRPAGGGSGLVAVKVIRPEYADDAGFRRRFEREASVHDLVRTTRTPRLCGTGFEDRLLWMATEYLPGLDLADAVREDGALASAAVWRLVAELGRALADLAAAGIVHRDLKPSNVLLSVHGAHVIDFGLSKAVDASALTGTGNRVGTPAYMSPEHLRTGTCEPSSDVFSLGATLVYAATGHAPFGDGTGVDVMHRVAFEEPNGELLGEVAAADADLAALLSACLSKEPEGRPAPQELVDAASARAGAADWPEPLAGRVLARQRAYEVLDGLPGDETTRLRSCDAPPVPAPAPAGHAAPSAGGEAEAPESPADPPERLRADEPRTTGRRKPLLVVAAGVVLCATAAGILALDSPLPPGPGTSPGSRTSSGGTLSDGARPSASGSAAYTSASGKSVDGGARTAESSSASAASGSARPGRQGASASPSAPGPSASDDPTGTAPATGTPEGPATPPWISDCTYYAGSGRTREGDSGKRVLQVQCMLTKRGYDVGGSGVDGEFGPGTTAAVESFQSAKGLDADGVVGHDTWTALRETD; encoded by the coding sequence GTGTCAGAACACCGCTCGGTGCCGTCGGGCGCGGCACCGGACGAGGCCGCGGCGCTGCGGCAGACCGGCGCCGCGCCCCTGCACTCGGGAGATCCGCGCCGCATCGGCCCCTACGTGCCGCTGGCGCTGCTCGGCAGCGGCGGCATGGGGCGGGTGTATCTCGGCCGTCCCGCGGGCGGCGGGTCGGGCCTGGTCGCGGTGAAGGTGATCAGGCCCGAGTACGCGGACGACGCGGGTTTCCGGCGCCGGTTCGAACGCGAGGCGTCGGTGCACGACCTGGTCCGCACCACCCGTACGCCCCGGCTGTGCGGCACGGGCTTCGAGGACCGACTGCTGTGGATGGCCACCGAGTACCTGCCGGGACTCGATCTGGCGGACGCCGTGCGCGAGGACGGCGCCCTGGCGAGCGCCGCGGTGTGGCGGCTGGTGGCCGAGCTGGGGCGGGCCCTGGCGGACCTGGCCGCCGCCGGGATCGTGCACCGCGACCTGAAGCCGTCGAACGTCCTGCTGTCCGTCCACGGCGCCCACGTCATCGACTTCGGCCTGTCGAAGGCCGTCGACGCGAGCGCGCTGACCGGCACCGGCAACCGGGTGGGGACCCCGGCCTACATGTCGCCGGAGCATCTGCGCACGGGCACCTGCGAACCGTCCTCGGACGTGTTCTCGCTGGGCGCGACGCTGGTCTACGCGGCGACCGGGCATGCGCCGTTCGGCGACGGCACGGGCGTCGACGTGATGCACCGGGTGGCCTTCGAGGAACCCAACGGGGAGCTGCTGGGTGAGGTCGCGGCGGCGGACGCCGACCTCGCCGCCCTGCTGTCCGCCTGTCTGTCGAAGGAGCCCGAGGGCCGGCCGGCCCCGCAGGAGCTCGTCGACGCGGCCTCGGCCCGCGCCGGGGCGGCCGACTGGCCCGAGCCGCTGGCCGGCCGGGTGCTGGCCCGGCAGCGGGCGTACGAGGTCCTCGACGGCCTCCCCGGTGACGAAACGACGCGCCTGCGCTCCTGCGACGCCCCGCCGGTGCCGGCTCCCGCTCCGGCCGGGCACGCGGCGCCGTCCGCCGGGGGCGAGGCCGAAGCCCCCGAGAGTCCGGCGGACCCGCCCGAGCGCTTACGCGCCGACGAGCCCCGCACCACCGGCCGCAGGAAGCCGCTGCTGGTCGTCGCCGCCGGTGTCGTGCTCTGCGCGACGGCCGCGGGCATTCTCGCCCTGGACAGCCCGCTCCCGCCCGGCCCGGGCACCTCCCCCGGCTCCCGTACGAGCAGCGGCGGCACCCTCTCGGACGGCGCCAGGCCGTCGGCGTCGGGTTCCGCGGCGTACACGTCCGCCTCCGGCAAGAGCGTCGACGGCGGGGCGCGGACCGCCGAATCCTCCTCCGCGTCCGCCGCCTCCGGCTCGGCCCGGCCCGGGCGGCAGGGCGCCTCCGCCTCCCCGTCGGCCCCGGGGCCGAGCGCGAGCGACGATCCGACCGGGACGGCGCCGGCGACCGGCACGCCCGAGGGCCCCGCGACCCCGCCCTGGATCTCCGACTGCACCTATTACGCCGGCAGCGGCCGCACCCGTGAGGGCGACAGCGGCAAACGTGTTCTGCAGGTGCAGTGCATGCTCACCAAACGCGGCTACGACGTGGGCGGTTCGGGCGTGGACGGCGAGTTCGGCCCGGGCACGACGGCCGCCGTGGAGAGTTTCCAGAGCGCCAAGGGGCTCGATGCCGACGGCGTCGTGGGCCACGACACGTGGACCGCGCTGCGCGAAACCGACTGA
- a CDS encoding LacI family DNA-binding transcriptional regulator, with translation MVERGGSGVPGGRRKQRVSMADVAKLAGVSSQTVSRVSNGHPGVIASTREQVLAAMRELGYRPNSAARALRYGQFNTIGVILFSLSSTGNSRTVEAIATHAAAEGYAITLIPIDVPTQDNVLGAFTRMGELAVDAVVVIMEVHLLDTGTVQLPPGVHVVVVDSDAGDRYCVVDTDQADGARRAVRHLLDLGHETVWHVTGPESSYAGQRRTQAWRTALEEAGRPVPPPLHGDWSAESGYTAGHTLAGHPDCTAVFAANDQMALGVLRAFHERGVAVPEDVSVVGFDDIPDAAYFVPPLTTVHQDFAEVGRRCVEKALQQIRGDDGVRAGTDLVPTSLVVRGSTGAPRR, from the coding sequence GTGGTGGAGCGGGGTGGTTCCGGTGTGCCCGGCGGGCGCCGCAAGCAGCGGGTGTCGATGGCCGACGTGGCCAAGCTCGCGGGTGTCTCCTCGCAGACGGTCTCGCGGGTCTCCAACGGCCATCCCGGCGTGATCGCCTCCACCCGCGAGCAGGTGCTGGCGGCGATGAGGGAGCTGGGCTACCGGCCCAACAGCGCGGCGCGCGCCCTGCGTTACGGCCAGTTCAACACCATCGGCGTGATCCTGTTCAGCCTGTCCTCGACCGGCAACAGCCGCACCGTGGAGGCCATCGCCACGCATGCGGCGGCCGAGGGCTACGCGATCACGCTGATCCCGATCGACGTGCCGACCCAGGACAACGTCCTGGGCGCCTTCACCCGCATGGGTGAACTGGCCGTCGACGCGGTCGTCGTCATCATGGAGGTCCACCTCCTGGACACCGGGACGGTCCAACTGCCGCCCGGCGTCCACGTCGTGGTCGTCGACTCCGACGCCGGTGACCGCTACTGCGTCGTCGACACCGACCAGGCCGACGGCGCCCGCCGGGCCGTACGCCATCTGCTCGACCTGGGCCACGAGACGGTCTGGCACGTCACCGGCCCCGAGAGCTCCTACGCCGGACAACGCCGAACTCAGGCCTGGCGTACGGCGCTTGAGGAAGCGGGGCGCCCGGTGCCGCCTCCGCTGCACGGCGACTGGTCGGCCGAGTCCGGCTACACGGCCGGCCACACCCTTGCCGGACACCCCGACTGCACCGCCGTCTTCGCGGCCAACGACCAGATGGCACTGGGCGTGCTGCGCGCCTTCCACGAACGCGGGGTCGCCGTCCCGGAGGACGTCAGCGTGGTCGGCTTCGACGACATCCCCGACGCCGCGTACTTCGTGCCGCCACTGACCACGGTCCACCAGGACTTCGCGGAGGTGGGCCGACGGTGCGTGGAGAAGGCCCTGCAGCAGATCCGCGGGGACGACGGGGTACGCGCGGGCACGGACCTGGTGCCGACGTCGCTGGTGGTGAGGGGCAGCACGGGGGCGCCGCGGAGGTGA